The following proteins come from a genomic window of Azoarcus sp. PA01:
- a CDS encoding cell division protein ZapA → MPSDTLDITLLGKAYSVTCRAEDKEDLLAAVSYLDEKLNSLASKTHASGEKLAMMTALNIAHEFLQFQRTGGFDMQAVKRRINFVNARLDGVLAQREKLF, encoded by the coding sequence ATGCCTTCGGACACCCTCGACATCACGCTGCTCGGCAAAGCCTACTCGGTGACGTGTCGCGCCGAAGACAAGGAAGATCTGCTCGCGGCGGTTTCCTACCTGGACGAAAAACTCAACAGCCTGGCGAGCAAGACGCATGCGTCCGGGGAGAAGCTCGCGATGATGACGGCGCTGAACATCGCCCACGAATTCTTGCAGTTTCAGCGCACCGGCGGGTTTGACATGCAGGCCGTGAAGCGTAGAATCAATTTCGTAAACGCACGCCTCGACGGGGTGCTCGCGCAGCGGGAAAAGCTTTTCTGA
- a CDS encoding type I secretion system permease/ATPase, whose product MAEADKRSGDCAHAAIGDRCEPDPARADPSPGDARASEPADPLLECLLLLARAYGGNLTRDAAVAGLPLDGARLPPSLFARAAKRAGLNSSIVRRPLDGLNDALFPVVLLLHGRSACMLLGRDAQRNVARVVFPELGDSEVALPMADLEARYAGDAIYVRPAHRFDARVPQVRAARRQHWFWGVIAENRALYRDVLLAALMINLFAVAMPLFVMNVYDRVVPNEAVETLWVLGAGMLIVLVGDVVLRTMRGYFVDLAGSRADVKLSAAIMERVLGLRMEQRPESAGSFAANLRAFESVRDFISSATVVAFIDVPFALLFLLVIGWIAWPLVLPFLFGVALLLVYAMTVQGRMHELAETTYRAGAQRNATLVEALVGMETVKALGAEAPIQRKWEKSVALLARVGSQLRLLSATATNGAAWVQQSVSVVVIIVGVYLIGDGRLSVGGLVACFMLSSRAMAPIGQVAGLLVQYHAAATALESLDTLMKKEIERPETSSFISRRSFRGDIELRNVSFHYPGQETEALRNVSLQIGAGEHVAILGRIGSGKTTLEKLILGLFRPTAGAVLIDGIDQRQLDPAELRRHIGYVAQDVTLFYGSLRQNITIAAPFADDAAVVRAATTAGLTEFVNIHPQGFDMQVGERGALLSGGQRQGVAIARAVINDPPILLLDEPTASMDRSSEEELKGRLRAFACGKTMIVVTHRTSLLDLVTRIIVVDGGRIVADGPKEQVVEALRQGRIGRAP is encoded by the coding sequence GTGGCAGAAGCGGACAAACGTTCTGGTGACTGCGCTCACGCCGCGATCGGAGATCGCTGCGAGCCCGACCCGGCTCGCGCCGATCCGTCACCGGGCGATGCACGGGCGTCGGAACCGGCTGACCCGCTTCTCGAGTGCCTGCTGCTGCTCGCGCGTGCGTACGGCGGCAACCTGACGCGCGATGCGGCCGTCGCCGGTTTGCCGCTCGACGGCGCCCGCCTGCCGCCATCGCTGTTTGCACGCGCGGCAAAGCGCGCGGGCCTGAACAGCAGCATCGTCCGACGCCCGCTCGACGGCCTGAACGATGCGTTGTTTCCCGTTGTCCTGCTGCTCCATGGCCGGTCCGCGTGCATGTTGCTCGGCCGCGATGCGCAGCGCAACGTCGCCCGCGTGGTGTTCCCGGAACTGGGCGACTCGGAGGTCGCACTGCCGATGGCAGACCTCGAGGCGCGCTATGCCGGGGATGCGATCTACGTGCGCCCCGCGCATCGCTTCGATGCGCGGGTGCCGCAAGTGCGAGCGGCGCGCCGCCAGCACTGGTTCTGGGGCGTGATCGCGGAGAATCGCGCGCTGTACCGGGACGTGCTGCTGGCAGCGCTGATGATCAACCTGTTCGCCGTCGCGATGCCGCTGTTCGTCATGAATGTCTATGACCGCGTCGTCCCGAACGAGGCCGTCGAAACGCTGTGGGTGCTGGGTGCGGGGATGTTGATCGTGCTCGTCGGCGACGTGGTCCTGCGCACGATGCGCGGCTACTTCGTCGATCTTGCCGGCAGCCGCGCGGACGTCAAGCTCTCGGCCGCGATCATGGAGCGTGTCCTCGGCCTGCGCATGGAGCAGCGTCCGGAATCGGCCGGATCGTTCGCCGCGAACCTGCGCGCGTTCGAGTCGGTGCGCGACTTCATCAGCTCGGCCACGGTCGTCGCGTTCATCGATGTGCCGTTCGCGCTGCTGTTCCTGCTCGTGATCGGCTGGATTGCGTGGCCGCTGGTGCTGCCTTTCCTGTTCGGCGTCGCGTTGCTGCTCGTGTACGCGATGACGGTGCAGGGGCGGATGCATGAACTCGCGGAGACCACTTATCGCGCCGGCGCGCAACGCAACGCGACGCTTGTCGAGGCCCTGGTCGGCATGGAGACGGTCAAGGCGCTCGGCGCGGAAGCGCCGATCCAGCGCAAATGGGAGAAGAGCGTCGCGCTGCTCGCACGCGTCGGCTCGCAGTTGCGGCTGCTGTCGGCGACGGCGACGAACGGGGCGGCGTGGGTGCAGCAGAGCGTCAGCGTGGTGGTCATCATTGTCGGTGTGTACCTGATCGGCGACGGCCGGCTCAGCGTCGGCGGGCTGGTCGCGTGCTTCATGCTTTCGTCGCGCGCGATGGCGCCGATCGGCCAGGTCGCCGGACTGCTGGTTCAGTATCATGCCGCAGCCACGGCGCTCGAATCGCTCGACACGCTGATGAAAAAGGAAATCGAGCGCCCCGAGACGTCGTCGTTCATCAGCCGCCGCTCGTTCCGCGGCGACATCGAGTTGCGCAACGTCAGCTTCCATTATCCGGGCCAGGAGACCGAAGCGCTGCGCAACGTGTCGCTGCAGATCGGCGCCGGCGAGCACGTCGCGATCCTCGGCCGCATCGGCTCGGGCAAGACGACGCTCGAGAAGCTTATTCTCGGGCTGTTCCGCCCGACCGCCGGGGCGGTGCTGATCGACGGCATCGACCAGCGCCAGCTCGATCCGGCCGAACTGCGCCGCCATATCGGCTATGTCGCCCAGGACGTTACGCTGTTCTACGGGTCGCTGCGGCAGAACATCACGATCGCGGCGCCGTTCGCCGACGATGCCGCAGTGGTGCGCGCGGCGACGACCGCGGGCCTCACCGAGTTCGTCAATATTCATCCGCAAGGCTTCGACATGCAGGTCGGCGAGCGCGGCGCGTTGTTGTCCGGCGGCCAGCGGCAGGGGGTCGCGATCGCGCGCGCGGTCATCAATGATCCGCCGATCCTGCTGCTCGACGAGCCGACCGCGTCGATGGACCGCTCAAGCGAGGAGGAGCTCAAGGGCCGGCTGCGGGCGTTCGCGTGCGGCAAGACGATGATCGTCGTCACTCACCGTACTTCGCTGCTGGACCTCGTCACCCGCATCATCGTCGTCGACGGCGGCAGGATCGTTGCCGACGGCCCGAAGGAGCAGGTCGTCGAAGCGCTGCGTCAGGGCCGCATCGGGAGGGCGCCGTGA
- a CDS encoding HlyD family type I secretion periplasmic adaptor subunit — MGDYGQAAFERVGDVSARIAQPARPLFGRFFARLIPPPAADDGLDWACDADWARLQQEPLRARMLLRVAAGVIVLLLLWAGFAQVDEVTRGDAKVVPSSQVQIIQTVDGGVVEQMPVREGQIVNAGELLLRIDPTRFVSSLAENRSQFFALQAKAARLEALTNGTAFTLPDEVLREVPEIAAHESLLYESSVAGMEAQLSIARQQLSQRQQELNEVRARHEQASRGFQLAMQELGVTRPLVKSGAVSEVDILRLEREVSRLRGDRDQSAAQISRIQSAIAEATRKIQEVELSVRNGMRSELSDTMATLGSLSEGSRALADRVKHADVRSPVRGTVKRLLVNTVGGVVQPGREIVEIVPLDDALILEAQVKPKDIAFLRPGQTALVKFTAYDFAIYGGLEATVEHIGADTVIDDKGNAFYTLRVRTQNSSLGDNLPIIPGMVAEIDILTGKKTILSYLLKPVLRAKANALSER; from the coding sequence ATCGGTGATTATGGCCAGGCGGCGTTCGAGCGCGTCGGCGACGTGTCGGCGCGCATCGCGCAGCCGGCGCGCCCGTTGTTCGGACGGTTTTTCGCCCGCCTGATTCCGCCTCCGGCGGCGGACGACGGCCTCGACTGGGCGTGCGACGCCGACTGGGCGCGCCTGCAGCAGGAACCGCTGCGCGCCCGCATGTTGCTGCGCGTCGCCGCCGGCGTGATCGTGCTGCTGCTGCTGTGGGCGGGTTTCGCGCAGGTCGACGAAGTCACCCGCGGCGACGCGAAAGTGGTGCCGTCGTCGCAGGTGCAGATCATCCAGACCGTGGACGGTGGCGTCGTCGAGCAGATGCCGGTGCGCGAAGGGCAGATCGTCAATGCGGGCGAGTTGCTGCTGCGCATCGATCCGACCCGCTTCGTCTCGTCGCTGGCCGAAAACCGCTCCCAGTTCTTCGCGCTGCAGGCGAAGGCCGCGCGCCTCGAGGCGCTGACGAACGGCACTGCCTTCACGCTGCCCGATGAAGTGCTGCGCGAAGTCCCGGAAATCGCCGCCCACGAAAGCCTGCTGTACGAATCCAGCGTTGCCGGCATGGAGGCCCAGCTGTCGATTGCCCGCCAGCAGCTGAGCCAGCGCCAGCAGGAGCTCAACGAAGTGCGCGCGCGGCACGAACAGGCGAGCCGCGGTTTCCAGCTGGCGATGCAGGAACTCGGCGTCACGCGGCCGCTGGTCAAGTCCGGCGCGGTGTCGGAAGTCGATATCCTGCGTCTCGAACGCGAGGTGTCGCGTCTGCGCGGCGATCGCGACCAGTCCGCCGCGCAGATCTCGCGCATCCAGTCGGCAATTGCCGAGGCGACGCGCAAGATTCAGGAAGTCGAGCTGAGCGTGCGTAACGGGATGCGCAGCGAGCTGTCGGACACGATGGCCACGCTCGGCAGCCTGTCCGAAGGCAGCCGCGCGCTTGCCGACCGCGTCAAGCATGCCGACGTGCGCTCGCCGGTGCGCGGCACCGTCAAGCGCCTGCTCGTCAATACCGTCGGCGGCGTCGTCCAGCCGGGGCGGGAGATCGTCGAGATCGTCCCGCTCGACGACGCGCTGATCCTCGAAGCGCAGGTCAAGCCGAAGGACATCGCTTTCCTGCGGCCCGGACAGACGGCGCTCGTCAAATTCACCGCCTATGATTTCGCCATTTACGGCGGGCTCGAGGCGACGGTGGAGCATATCGGCGCAGATACCGTCATTGATGACAAAGGCAACGCGTTCTATACCCTCAGGGTGCGCACGCAAAATTCGAGTCTGGGCGACAACCTTCCGATCATTCCCGGCATGGTCGCAGAGATCGACATCCTCACCGGCAAGAAAACCATCCTCTCCTACCTGCTGAAGCCCGTGCTGCGGGCCAAGGCCAACGCACTGTCCGAACGATGA
- a CDS encoding HDOD domain-containing protein — MLCRSEILDRDQCPLGYAFELREDLAGNIRAPGRHARDFVNGLLVEQLARYRHGAALRNRELCIRVWDGFLAQPVLECLAGLRMALLVQPENPARAAGRETIVRARRLQGLGMRIVLDHNDPGPWLDSLLPVADAVVFRMGFCVPEEVALFARAVARQQPGVAVWAWDVGTHDDFDFARSAGCSAFSGGFVTRRDDWKGNSLSPHAARLASLLVRLQHGVETQEIAQILKHDLALAYRLLRYVNAAGWGLNHHITSVEQAVVLLGREPLQRWVSMMLLGSARSVPGAGAVLEVALTRARFLELLGGLRGERDPAAQLFVLGLFSLLDVALKVPIEDAIRPLKLSVAMQDAILARRGPMAPYLELALALEEGDVPRMKSFADVLGVETDALARLQFEALDWVQAASSPS; from the coding sequence TTGCTGTGTCGCAGCGAAATTCTCGATCGCGACCAGTGCCCCCTCGGTTACGCGTTCGAACTGCGCGAGGATCTCGCGGGCAACATCCGCGCTCCCGGACGCCATGCGCGCGACTTCGTCAACGGGCTGCTCGTCGAGCAGCTTGCCCGCTACCGGCACGGCGCAGCCTTGCGCAATCGCGAGCTTTGCATACGCGTCTGGGACGGATTCCTCGCCCAGCCGGTGCTGGAATGCCTCGCGGGGCTGCGTATGGCGCTGCTCGTCCAGCCCGAGAACCCTGCCCGGGCGGCCGGCCGCGAAACGATCGTCCGGGCGCGACGGCTGCAGGGGCTGGGGATGCGCATCGTGCTCGATCACAACGATCCCGGGCCGTGGCTCGACAGCCTGCTGCCGGTTGCCGATGCGGTCGTGTTCCGCATGGGATTTTGCGTGCCCGAGGAGGTCGCGCTGTTCGCCCGCGCAGTCGCGCGGCAGCAGCCCGGCGTGGCAGTCTGGGCATGGGACGTCGGCACGCACGACGACTTCGACTTCGCGCGCAGCGCCGGATGCTCGGCGTTTTCCGGTGGATTCGTCACCCGCCGCGACGACTGGAAAGGCAACAGCCTGTCGCCTCACGCGGCACGCCTCGCGTCGCTGCTCGTGCGCTTGCAACACGGCGTCGAGACCCAGGAAATCGCCCAGATCCTCAAGCACGACCTGGCGCTCGCTTATCGCCTGCTGCGCTATGTCAATGCGGCCGGGTGGGGGCTCAACCACCACATCACCTCGGTCGAGCAGGCGGTGGTGCTGCTCGGTCGCGAGCCGCTGCAGCGCTGGGTCTCGATGATGCTGCTCGGGAGCGCGCGCAGCGTGCCCGGCGCAGGCGCGGTGCTCGAAGTGGCGCTGACGCGAGCCCGCTTCCTCGAGCTGCTCGGGGGGCTTCGCGGCGAGCGGGACCCGGCTGCGCAGCTGTTCGTGCTGGGCCTTTTTTCGCTGCTCGACGTCGCGCTGAAAGTGCCGATCGAGGACGCGATTCGCCCGCTCAAACTCTCGGTCGCGATGCAGGACGCGATCCTCGCGCGGCGCGGGCCGATGGCGCCTTATCTCGAACTGGCGCTGGCGCTCGAAGAGGGCGACGTGCCGCGGATGAAATCCTTCGCGGACGTGTTGGGCGTCGAAACGGACGCACTCGCCCGGCTCCAGTTCGAGGCGCTCGACTGGGTTCAGGCCGCCAGCAGCCCTTCTTGA
- a CDS encoding sulfite exporter TauE/SafE family protein: MVFDVWWLSYLALGAFVGFFAGLLGVGGGGIMVPVLTSLFVAQGFAVDSVVHLALGTSMAAIVMTSLSSLRAHHRHGAVRWDVVRSITPGILLGTFAATFIASRVASEPLAIFFAGFMAYVALQMLANVKPKPSRELPGWLGMSAVGAGIGGVSALVAIGGGSLSVPFMTWCNVKVHNAIGTSAAIGLPIALAGTVGYLVNGWDGTGMPEYSLGFIYLPALLLVSSVSMFTAPVGAKLAHQLPVATLKKVFAGVLILLCAKMLHAIFF; this comes from the coding sequence ATGGTTTTCGATGTGTGGTGGTTGAGCTACCTGGCGCTCGGTGCGTTCGTCGGTTTCTTTGCCGGCCTGCTCGGCGTCGGCGGCGGCGGAATCATGGTGCCGGTGCTGACGAGCCTCTTCGTCGCACAGGGTTTCGCCGTCGACAGCGTCGTGCACCTCGCCCTCGGTACGTCGATGGCGGCGATCGTCATGACTTCGCTGTCCAGTCTGCGCGCCCATCATCGCCATGGCGCGGTGCGTTGGGATGTCGTGCGCAGCATCACGCCGGGAATCCTGCTCGGCACTTTTGCAGCGACCTTCATCGCGTCGCGGGTCGCGTCCGAGCCGCTGGCGATCTTCTTTGCCGGCTTCATGGCTTACGTCGCGCTGCAGATGCTCGCGAACGTCAAGCCGAAGCCGTCGCGCGAGCTGCCGGGATGGCTCGGCATGAGCGCGGTCGGGGCAGGGATCGGGGGCGTGTCCGCCCTTGTCGCGATCGGTGGCGGGTCGTTGTCCGTGCCGTTCATGACCTGGTGCAACGTCAAAGTCCATAACGCGATCGGCACGTCGGCGGCGATCGGACTGCCGATCGCGCTTGCTGGAACCGTGGGTTACCTCGTCAATGGCTGGGACGGCACGGGAATGCCCGAATACAGTCTGGGTTTCATTTACCTGCCGGCGTTGCTGCTCGTCAGCAGCGTGAGCATGTTCACCGCTCCGGTCGGCGCGAAACTCGCCCACCAGTTGCCGGTCGCAACGTTGAAGAAGGTGTTCGCGGGCGTGCTGATCCTGCTGTGCGCGAAGATGTTGCACGCGATTTTCTTTTGA
- a CDS encoding ABC transporter ATP-binding protein, giving the protein MKRATDVPALRLENLTLGYDRHPAVHHLSCDIASGALVAIVGPNGAGKSTLLKALTGELAPLQGTFRLKAGRAGIAYLPQQNEMDRSFPVCVFDMVAMGLWRDIGAFGALRGDQAERVHAALAAVGLSGFESRQIGALSGGQLQRARFARMMLQDAPLLLLDEPFNAIDTRTIEDLVAIVLGWHAEGRTILAVLHDLELVRRHFPECLLLAREPVGFGPTAEVLTSERLAIARRLASDFDDAAQVCQRQPERGAA; this is encoded by the coding sequence ATGAAACGCGCCACCGACGTCCCGGCGCTGCGCCTGGAAAACCTCACGCTCGGCTACGACCGGCACCCGGCCGTGCATCATCTGAGCTGCGACATCGCGAGCGGCGCGCTGGTCGCGATCGTCGGCCCGAACGGCGCCGGCAAATCGACGCTGCTCAAGGCGCTGACCGGCGAACTCGCGCCGCTGCAGGGGACGTTCCGGCTGAAGGCCGGTCGCGCGGGCATCGCCTACCTGCCGCAACAGAATGAGATGGACCGCAGCTTTCCGGTATGCGTCTTCGACATGGTCGCGATGGGATTGTGGCGCGACATCGGCGCATTCGGCGCGCTGCGCGGCGACCAGGCCGAACGCGTGCACGCGGCGCTCGCCGCAGTCGGCCTGTCCGGCTTCGAGTCGCGGCAGATCGGCGCGCTGTCGGGTGGACAGCTGCAGCGTGCGCGCTTCGCCCGGATGATGCTCCAGGACGCGCCGCTGCTGCTGCTCGACGAGCCGTTCAACGCGATCGACACCCGCACCATCGAGGATCTGGTCGCGATCGTCCTCGGCTGGCATGCCGAAGGCCGGACGATTCTCGCGGTGCTGCACGACCTCGAACTCGTGCGCCGGCACTTTCCCGAATGCCTGCTGCTTGCGCGCGAGCCGGTCGGCTTCGGCCCGACCGCTGAAGTCCTCACCAGCGAGCGGCTCGCGATCGCGCGCCGCCTCGCGAGCGATTTCGACGACGCGGCGCAGGTCTGTCAGCGGCAACCCGAGCGGGGGGCCGCATGA
- the egtB gene encoding ergothioneine biosynthesis protein EgtB, protein MKRLRAVSGMADADPEALREACSAAYRDIRADSEALVAPLCIEDFVIQAADEASPAKWHLAHVSWFFETFILREYSPGYAEFDPAYRVLFNSYYEQIGAFHPRAARGFLSRPTVEEIYRYRAHVDRHMLELLDDRRDRPWPEILERLEIGLNHEQQHQELLLTDIKRNFSVSPLRPAYRADLAVPPARSRSALEWTGFGGGLCEIGDAGEGFAYDNERPRHRVWLDPFRLASRPVTNGEYLAFMESGGYANPALWLSDGWARVKQSEWSSPLYWERIDGEWWQFTLGGMRRVHPDEPVCHVSYYEADAFATWSGRRLPSEAEWEVAVADRAVGGNFRDAGYLHPVVADAGEGLRQFYGDVWEHTVSAYLPYPGFHAAAGALGEYNGKFMCGQMVLRGGSCATPADHVRPTYRNFFYPHERWQFQGFRLAEDGD, encoded by the coding sequence ATGAAGCGATTGCGCGCGGTCAGCGGGATGGCTGACGCAGATCCGGAAGCCTTGCGCGAAGCCTGCAGCGCGGCCTATCGCGACATCCGCGCGGACAGCGAAGCGCTGGTCGCACCGTTGTGCATCGAGGATTTCGTCATTCAGGCTGCCGACGAGGCGAGCCCCGCGAAGTGGCATCTGGCTCACGTCAGCTGGTTCTTCGAGACTTTCATCCTGCGCGAATACTCGCCGGGCTACGCCGAGTTCGATCCCGCGTACCGGGTGCTGTTCAATTCCTATTACGAACAGATCGGCGCTTTTCATCCGCGCGCGGCACGCGGATTCCTTTCCCGGCCGACCGTCGAGGAAATCTACCGCTATCGCGCCCACGTCGATCGCCACATGCTCGAACTGCTCGACGACCGGCGCGACCGGCCGTGGCCGGAAATCCTCGAACGCCTCGAAATCGGGCTGAACCACGAACAGCAGCATCAGGAACTGCTGCTGACCGACATCAAGCGCAATTTCAGCGTCAGTCCGCTGCGTCCCGCCTACCGTGCCGATCTGGCGGTACCGCCGGCGCGTTCGCGCAGCGCGCTCGAGTGGACAGGTTTCGGGGGCGGCCTGTGCGAAATCGGTGATGCCGGCGAAGGATTCGCGTACGACAACGAGCGTCCGCGCCATCGCGTGTGGCTCGACCCTTTCCGTCTGGCGTCCCGGCCGGTGACCAACGGCGAGTATCTCGCGTTCATGGAATCCGGCGGCTATGCCAATCCGGCGCTGTGGCTGTCGGACGGCTGGGCGCGGGTCAAACAGTCGGAGTGGAGCAGTCCGCTGTACTGGGAGCGCATCGACGGCGAATGGTGGCAGTTCACGCTCGGCGGAATGCGCCGCGTGCATCCGGACGAACCGGTGTGCCACGTCAGCTACTACGAAGCGGACGCTTTCGCGACGTGGTCGGGGCGGCGCCTGCCGAGCGAGGCCGAATGGGAAGTGGCCGTTGCGGATCGAGCGGTGGGCGGAAACTTCCGCGATGCGGGTTATCTCCATCCCGTCGTCGCCGACGCCGGTGAAGGCTTGCGCCAGTTCTATGGCGACGTGTGGGAACACACCGTCTCGGCGTATCTGCCGTATCCGGGCTTTCATGCCGCAGCGGGCGCGCTGGGCGAGTACAACGGCAAGTTCATGTGCGGCCAGATGGTGCTGCGCGGCGGCTCATGCGCGACCCCTGCCGATCATGTGCGCCCGACCTACCGGAATTTCTTCTATCCGCACGAGCGCTGGCAGTTCCAGGGCTTTCGCCTCGCCGAGGACGGCGACTGA
- a CDS encoding metal ABC transporter permease: MIADALFAPFSDFEFMRRGLAGCLALALGATPVGVFLLLRRMSLMGDAMAHAILPGAALGYLAFGLSLGAMTVGGIIAGLVVALAAGLVARSSILKEDASLAAFYLLSIATGVMIVSLRGRNLDLLHVLFGSVLALDDNSLLLISAISTLTLFALALLYRPLVIECFDAAFLRSVSGTSPIAHYGFLVLVVLNLVSGFHALGTLMAVGIMILPAAAARLWVRRLPAMLALAILIALASGIGGMLASFHADVPAGPAIILTAGAVYLLSLALAPGGMLGARLERRPHLES, translated from the coding sequence ATGATCGCGGACGCGCTGTTCGCGCCGTTCTCCGACTTCGAATTCATGCGCCGCGGCCTGGCAGGCTGCCTCGCGCTCGCGCTGGGCGCGACGCCGGTCGGCGTGTTCCTGCTGTTGCGCCGCATGAGCCTGATGGGCGACGCGATGGCGCATGCGATCCTGCCGGGGGCGGCACTGGGCTACCTCGCGTTCGGCCTGTCGCTCGGCGCGATGACGGTCGGCGGAATCATCGCCGGGCTGGTCGTCGCGCTCGCCGCGGGGCTCGTCGCGCGCTCGTCGATCCTCAAGGAGGACGCCAGCCTCGCCGCGTTCTACCTGCTGTCGATCGCGACCGGCGTGATGATCGTGTCGCTGCGCGGGCGCAACCTCGACCTGCTGCACGTGCTGTTCGGTTCGGTGCTCGCCCTCGATGACAACTCGCTGCTGCTGATCAGCGCGATCTCGACGCTGACGCTGTTCGCGCTGGCGCTGCTCTACCGGCCGCTGGTGATCGAATGCTTCGATGCCGCGTTCCTGCGCAGCGTCAGCGGCACGAGCCCGATCGCCCACTATGGTTTCCTGGTGCTCGTCGTGCTGAACCTCGTGAGCGGCTTTCACGCGCTCGGGACGCTGATGGCGGTCGGCATCATGATCCTCCCCGCTGCCGCGGCGCGGCTGTGGGTCAGGCGCCTGCCCGCGATGCTGGCGCTGGCGATCCTGATCGCGCTGGCAAGCGGCATCGGCGGCATGCTCGCGTCGTTTCATGCCGATGTCCCGGCAGGACCCGCAATCATCCTGACCGCCGGCGCGGTGTATCTGCTGTCGCTCGCGCTGGCGCCCGGCGGCATGCTCGGGGCGCGGCTCGAGCGCCGCCCGCATCTCGAATCCTGA
- a CDS encoding transcriptional repressor — protein sequence MTAPTLPAEKSAAALIAGCGGRITRTRLAVLGILRDSAHSLSHDDIAARLLALDVHHDRVTLYRTLDWLVEQGLAHRVSGPDRAWRFNSGGDNGGAHAHFHCDRCGHIVCLESIRADESLALPAGYRPERAELVFHGTCPDCGRRRADDA from the coding sequence ATGACCGCTCCGACCCTGCCTGCCGAAAAAAGCGCAGCCGCGTTGATCGCCGGCTGCGGGGGACGCATTACGCGCACCCGCCTCGCGGTGCTCGGCATCCTGCGCGACAGCGCCCATTCGCTGAGCCATGACGACATCGCGGCGCGGCTGCTTGCGCTCGACGTGCATCACGACCGCGTCACGCTCTACCGCACGCTCGACTGGCTCGTCGAGCAGGGCCTCGCGCATCGCGTCAGCGGGCCGGACCGCGCGTGGCGCTTCAACAGCGGCGGCGACAACGGCGGAGCGCATGCGCACTTCCATTGCGACCGCTGCGGCCACATCGTGTGTCTGGAATCGATCCGCGCGGACGAGAGCCTAGCGCTGCCTGCAGGATATCGCCCCGAGCGGGCCGAACTCGTCTTTCACGGTACGTGCCCGGACTGCGGCCGGCGACGGGCCGACGACGCATGA